In the genome of Anaerofustis stercorihominis DSM 17244, one region contains:
- a CDS encoding helix-turn-helix domain-containing protein, whose protein sequence is MFNKKYKKDCDVDVGVKFGDIATNKLSKYVIDNKVDLNDICKETGIEYNCLNKSINLGNRNLETDEFLEICNYLNKDPKNFK, encoded by the coding sequence ATGTTCAATAAAAAATATAAAAAAGATTGTGATGTTGATGTTGGTGTAAAGTTCGGTGATATAGCAACTAATAAATTATCTAAGTATGTAATAGATAATAAAGTTGATTTAAATGATATTTGCAAAGAGACCGGTATTGAATATAATTGTTTGAATAAAAGTATCAATTTAGGTAATAGAAATTTAGAAACAGATGAGTTTTTAGAAATTTGTAATTACTTGAATAAAGATCCGAAAAATTTTAAATAG
- a CDS encoding helix-turn-helix domain-containing protein yields the protein MNKKQISLKLKELRRNNKLTIEEVKELLAERDINVAVKTIYGWESGKRLPYPDIFLTLCDIYNVEDILITFGIREDNYKIEPKMIAREDGLNKFDMGEELGRFNENTSLVTSDINLL from the coding sequence ATGAATAAAAAACAAATATCTTTAAAACTAAAAGAGCTTCGTCGAAATAATAAATTAACCATAGAAGAAGTAAAAGAGCTACTTGCAGAAAGAGATATAAATGTAGCTGTCAAAACGATATATGGATGGGAAAGCGGTAAACGATTACCTTATCCGGATATATTTCTTACTTTATGCGATATTTACAACGTAGAAGATATATTGATAACCTTTGGAATAAGAGAAGATAACTATAAAATCGAACCTAAAATGATAGCCCGAGAAGACGGACTGAACAAATTTGATATGGGAGAAGAATTAGGACGATTTAATGAAAACACTTCTTTAGTTACATCTGATATTAATTTACTATAA
- a CDS encoding ImmA/IrrE family metallo-endopeptidase, which yields MTKEEYKNIRDLAWYILRETKVKKLPVNIVEVCAKLDVKVRSYDNDHNFAKNYKNGFSIILKNGDKVIFYNKAIKNKYRNRFTIAHELGHIMLGHNINNSDKEYKIMETEANMFAIRILSPLCVLHEIKLDSAKELAEICGLSKQASNIRFKNFEKAEMENKFYMDPKEIKLVMQFKNFIKNTKNKEISIINKASYKIRCFCF from the coding sequence ATGACTAAAGAAGAATATAAGAATATCAGAGATTTAGCATGGTATATTTTAAGAGAAACGAAGGTGAAAAAACTTCCCGTTAATATAGTAGAAGTATGTGCTAAATTAGATGTTAAAGTTCGAAGTTATGATAACGATCATAACTTTGCAAAAAATTATAAGAATGGATTTTCTATAATATTAAAAAACGGCGATAAAGTAATCTTCTATAATAAAGCTATAAAAAATAAATATAGAAACAGATTTACCATTGCACATGAGCTTGGACATATAATGCTTGGACATAATATAAATAATAGCGATAAGGAATATAAAATCATGGAGACAGAAGCAAACATGTTTGCAATAAGGATTTTATCACCTTTATGTGTTCTTCACGAAATAAAACTTGATTCGGCAAAGGAATTGGCTGAAATATGCGGATTATCAAAACAGGCAAGCAATATAAGATTTAAAAACTTCGAAAAAGCAGAGATGGAAAACAAATTTTATATGGATCCTAAAGAAATAAAATTAGTAATGCAATTTAAAAACTTTATAAAAAATACAAAAAACAAAGAAATAAGTATAATAAATAAAGCATCTTATAAAATAAGATGCTTTTGTTTTTAA